A window of the Brassica oleracea var. oleracea cultivar TO1000 chromosome C1, BOL, whole genome shotgun sequence genome harbors these coding sequences:
- the LOC106327461 gene encoding uncharacterized protein LOC106327461, with product MGSSVITSLSLSFKQVPPTAVPAFLDYVLSSTGVSPSTLFESLIKELSFRAEKFPSDDCNHIASLVAGICHLLKSFGFGTEDNHNALQLFVWRVFVPLMKMVRAYDLDMLNKTSALVVLEVSLVPFFTEISWGIDKNASTRRIRFH from the exons ATGGGTTCCTCTGTGATTACTTCATTGTCGCTGAGCTTCAAACAAGTTCCTCCAACAGCTGTTCCTGCTTTTCTCGACTATGTTCTAAGCTCCACAGGCGTGTCTCCCTCCACCCTTTTCGAATCCCTCATCAAAGAGTTGTCTTTTCGTGCGGAG AAATTCCCTTCTGATGATTGCAACCACATTGCTTCGTTGGTGGCTGGTATTTGTCATCTACTAAAGAGTTTTG GTTTTGGTACTGAAGATAATCATAATGCCTTGCAGTTGTTTGTGTGGAGAGTGTTTGTTCCACTGATGAAGATGGTTCGTGCTTATGACTTGGATATGCTTAATAAG ACAAGTGCATTGGTTGTATTGGAAGTGAGTTTGGTGCCTTTTTTTACTGAGATCAGTTGGGGTATCGATAAGAATGCTTCAACACGAAGAATCAGATTTCATTAA